Proteins from a genomic interval of Nostoc sp. KVJ3:
- a CDS encoding heavy-metal-associated domain-containing protein, with amino-acid sequence MTLQIKVPNMACSACADTITKAVKTVDPSATVQADPKTKIVLVDTNADETVIEEAITTAGYSVT; translated from the coding sequence ATGACACTCCAAATAAAAGTTCCTAATATGGCTTGCTCTGCTTGTGCAGACACCATTACTAAAGCAGTTAAAACAGTTGATCCTAGTGCTACGGTTCAAGCAGATCCAAAAACAAAAATCGTCTTAGTGGACACAAATGCTGACGAAACAGTTATTGAGGAAGCAATTACTACTGCTGGCTATTCTGTCACTTAA